From one Alicyclobacillus acidocaldarius subsp. acidocaldarius Tc-4-1 genomic stretch:
- a CDS encoding alpha-hydroxy-acid oxidizing protein: protein MNIGNEAQFQIYQMRLTGQYRGETLCISVEDWMARAREVLSPEAFWYLAGASGRGETMRANEEAFDKWRIVPRVFRDVSDRDLSLELFGERLPYPVLLAPIGVQSILHADGEVAAARGAAKLGLPYIVSSASTMSLETIAEKAPGATLWFQLYWSKDRDVAQSFVRRAEAAGCKALVVTLDTPMMAWRERDLERAYLPFLLGEGLGNYVSDPAFRAKLRRSPEEDLAGAILLWTQIFGNPGLTWDDLDWLREETDLPLLLKGILHPDDAEEAFRRGADGIIVSNHGGRQVDGAVASLDALVAIRERVGREKVVLMDGGVRRGSDVVKALALGATAVLVGRLYAYGLAVDGECGVETVLRYLLADFDLTMALSGHRSLSALDASALARA, encoded by the coding sequence ATGAACATCGGCAACGAAGCGCAGTTTCAGATTTACCAGATGCGCCTAACGGGCCAATACCGGGGAGAAACGCTTTGCATCTCGGTGGAGGACTGGATGGCGCGGGCGCGGGAGGTGTTGTCGCCAGAGGCGTTCTGGTATCTCGCGGGCGCGTCGGGGCGGGGTGAGACGATGCGCGCGAACGAGGAGGCGTTCGACAAGTGGCGGATTGTGCCTCGCGTGTTCCGCGACGTGTCGGATCGAGATCTGTCCCTCGAACTCTTCGGCGAGCGGCTGCCGTATCCCGTGCTCCTCGCGCCCATCGGCGTGCAGTCCATTCTGCACGCCGATGGGGAGGTGGCGGCTGCCCGGGGCGCCGCGAAGCTGGGCCTGCCCTACATCGTCAGTTCGGCGTCGACCATGTCGCTTGAGACCATCGCCGAAAAGGCGCCTGGCGCGACGCTCTGGTTTCAGCTTTACTGGTCGAAGGACCGCGACGTTGCCCAGAGCTTCGTTCGCCGGGCCGAGGCTGCCGGGTGCAAGGCGCTCGTCGTCACGCTCGACACGCCCATGATGGCCTGGCGGGAGCGGGATCTCGAGCGCGCCTACCTGCCTTTCTTGCTCGGCGAAGGACTCGGCAACTATGTCTCCGATCCGGCATTTCGCGCGAAGCTGCGCCGGTCTCCCGAGGAAGATCTGGCGGGCGCCATCCTCCTCTGGACGCAGATCTTCGGGAATCCAGGGCTCACGTGGGACGATCTCGATTGGCTGCGCGAGGAGACAGATCTTCCCCTCCTCCTGAAGGGAATTCTTCATCCCGACGACGCTGAGGAGGCGTTCCGCCGGGGAGCCGACGGCATCATCGTCTCGAACCACGGCGGCCGGCAAGTGGACGGAGCCGTGGCATCGCTGGACGCGCTGGTGGCCATCCGGGAACGCGTCGGCCGCGAGAAGGTAGTCCTCATGGACGGCGGTGTGCGGCGCGGATCCGACGTCGTGAAGGCGCTCGCGCTCGGTGCGACCGCCGTGCTCGTAGGCCGGCTGTACGCGTATGGCCTCGCGGTCGACGGCGAGTGCGGCGTGGAGACCGTCCTGCGGTATCTCCTCGCGGACTTCGATCTCACGATGGCCCTGTCGGGACACCGCTCACTTTCGGCGCTCGACGCAAGCGCGCTCGCGCGCGCGTAG
- a CDS encoding Maf family protein gives MHIILASGSPRRRELLGMLGVAFSVRPSQADETIALGTPPQEAVVTLAQRKAEAVWAQLDEAERRDAVVVAADTVVAIDGDILGKPRDAHQALTMLKRLRGRTHLVYTGVCVRTAFAEEVAFAETQVRMRPRDDAWLRRYVATGEPMDKAGAYAIQGYGSLLVESIAGDYYNVVGLPLGLLDEVFNRLGLQLTSLEPSV, from the coding sequence ATGCACATCATTCTCGCGTCGGGATCGCCGAGAAGGCGAGAGCTGTTGGGCATGCTCGGCGTGGCCTTTTCCGTGCGGCCGAGCCAGGCCGACGAGACCATCGCCTTGGGCACGCCGCCGCAGGAAGCTGTGGTAACGCTCGCCCAACGAAAGGCAGAGGCCGTGTGGGCGCAGCTCGACGAGGCCGAGCGGCGGGACGCCGTCGTCGTGGCGGCGGACACCGTCGTCGCCATCGATGGAGACATCCTGGGAAAGCCGCGCGATGCCCATCAGGCCCTCACCATGCTGAAACGCCTCCGCGGGCGGACACACCTCGTCTACACGGGCGTATGCGTTCGCACGGCTTTTGCGGAAGAGGTCGCGTTCGCCGAGACACAGGTGCGCATGCGGCCTCGAGACGACGCGTGGTTGCGGCGATACGTGGCCACGGGCGAGCCGATGGACAAGGCGGGCGCGTACGCCATCCAAGGGTACGGAAGTCTGCTCGTCGAGTCCATCGCAGGCGACTACTACAACGTCGTCGGCCTGCCGCTCGGACTGTTGGACGAGGTGTTCAACCGATTGGGTCTGCAGTTGACCTCGCTCGAACCTTCTGTCTAA